The stretch of DNA CGCCCAGGCCGGCGGTGACCACGATGCGGCCGCTCAGCGTGCCACCGAAATGGCGGCGGGCCACTTCCGCCAGGGTTTCGTAGGTGCCCTGGAGGATGCCCTGGCTGCCGATGTAGATCCAGCTGCCGGCCGTCATCTGGCCGTACATGGTCAGGCCGCGATCCTCGAGATCGCGGAACGTGTCCCAGTCGGCCCACTTCGGGACCAGGTTGGCGTTGGCGATCAGCACGCGCGGCGCGCCGGGGTGGGTCTTGAAGATGCCGACGGGCTTGCCGGACTGGACGATGAGGGTTTCGTCGTGCGCCAGCGATCGGAGTGATCGGACGATCGCGTCAAAGGCCTCCCAGTTCCGCGCCGCCTTGCCGGTGCCGCCGTAGACAATCAGGTCCTCGGGCCGTTCGGCGACTTCGGGATCGAGATTGTTCATCAGCATCCGCAGCGCGGCTTCCTGTGGCCATCCCTGGCACGTCAGCGACGTGCCGCGCGGCGCGCGGTGTGAGTGAGCAATCGTTGTCATCTACGGTAAGGCGTATCGAAGGGGACGAACGCGAAGATAAGAAACTAAGCAGTGGTGCTTCGCTTGTCAAACTGAAAGTGCAAATTGAAATCAGTTGACAACGATGCCGGTCGCGTACTCAAGTCCGCCGTGGCGGATCAATTTGGTGATCGCATCGATGTCGGGCGCCGGCGAACGGTCATCAGTCAGCGTTGGCACCAGGTTGCGGACCGCGGCGTGCGCGCGCATCAACGGTTCGGAACTGCGCAGCGGCGCGTGAAGGTCAACGGCCTGGCATCCACACAGTACTTCGATACCGATCACGGTGGAAACCAGCTGCAAAGCGCGTTCCGCTTTCAGCGCGGCGTGCATGCTCATGCTGACGTGATCTTCTTTATTTGCCGATGTCGGAATTGTATCGACGGATGCGGGATGCGCGAGTGTCTTGATTTCGGACGTGAGCGCCGCCGCGGTGACTTGCGCGATCATCAAGCCCGATTGCAACCCTCCATGACGGGTGAGGAAGGCAGGCAAGCCGCTCAAGGCCGGATTCACGAGGCGTTCCGACCGCCGCTCGCTGATCGTGGCCAGCTGCGCCACCGCCATCACCAGCAAGTCTGCGGCCAGCGCGAGCGGCGCGCCGTGAAAATTTCCGCCAGACACCATGTCGCCGTCGGCCGCGAACACCATGGGATTGTCAGTAGCCGCATTCATTTCGATTTGTACGATGTGACGAATCCACGTCAGCGCTTCGCGGGCCGCGCCATGCACTTGTGGCGTACACCGCATGGAGTAGGCATCCTGCACGCGACCGCAATTGACGTGCGAGGCGTTGATCGCGCTCCCGTCCATCAACCGCCGCAGGTTGGCCGCTGCGGCGCCCTGTCCGGCGAACGGACGCGCGTCGTGAATGCGGGCATCGAACGGATGCATGGACCCCATCAACGCGTCGATCGACAGCGCCGCGGCCACGTCGGCGGCGCGGGCCAGTCGCTCGGCCCCGGCCAGCGCCAGGGCCAGCACCGCGGTGGACACCTGCGTGCCGTTGATGAGCGCCAGTCCTTCTTTCGGGCCCAGCACCACCGGTGCCAGCCCGGCCGCCGCGAGGGCATCGGCGCCGGCCCGTCGCGATTCGTGATCCCAGCTCTCGCCCTCGCCGACGAGAACCAGGGCGAGGTGGGCGAGGGGCGCCAGGTCGCCGCTCGCCCCGACCGAGCCGCGCGACGGCACCCGCGGATGCACCCGGTGATTGAGCAGCGCCAGCAACGCCTCGAGCGTTTCGACGCGAATGCCCGAATAACCCTTGGCCAGCACGTTCGCGCGCAGCGCCATCGCCGCGCGCACGGCGCGCACCGGCAGCGGCTCGTCGACGCCCGCGGCGTGGCTGCGCAGGAGGTTCAACTGCAGGGCGGCCAGGTCGGCTCTCTCGATCCGCGTTTCCGCGAAGTTGCCGAAGCCGGTGTTCACACCGTAGACCGGCGCATCGCCCGCGGCCTTGGCGTCCACCACGGCGCGCGATGCGGCGACCCGCGCGCGGGCCTCGGGCGCCAGCCCCACCTGTGCGCCGTCATCGGCAATCGCGAGCAAGTCGGTGAGGGAAAGTGTTGCGCCGTCCAGCAGGATCATCGGGATTATTCTGTGTCTAATCGGTGTCTAATCGGTGGCTGTTTCTGCGGCTGTTTCTGCGGCCAGTCGGTGTCGAACCCGTGGCCCTAGGATACAGTAGAGGCATGAACATCGTGGTCCTGGGCGCGCAGTTTGGCGACGAAGGCAAGGGCAAGATCGTCGACCTGATGACGCCGCATTTCTCGCTGGTGGCGCGGTATCAGGGCGGGCACAACGCCGGCCATACCGTGTACGTGAATGGCAAGAAGTTCGTGCTGCACCTGATCCCCTCCGGCATCCTCCACGAGGGTGTCAAGTGCGTGATCGGCAACGGCGTGGTGGTCGATCCCCAGGCGCTGTTCAAGGAGATCGAGGAACTGTCGCAGCTCGGCATCGAGGTCGGCGACCGGCTGCTGATCAGCGACAAGGCGCACCTGATCCTCCCGTATCACCGCGAGCTCGACGTGCTGAGCGAGGCGCGGCGGGGCGAGCGCAAGATCGGGACGACCTCGCGCGGCATCGGACCGGCCTACGAAGACAAGATCGGGCGCCGCGGCATCCGCGTCTGCGACCTCGTTGACACGCAGGCGTTGGCCGACGAAGTGCGCGAGAACGTCAGCGCGCGCAATCGGATGATCAAGGACTCCACGCTCGACTGGAAGCCGGTCTACGACCAGCTGCTGGCCTACGGTGCGCGGATGCGGCGGTGGACCGGCGACGTATCGCTGGCCCTCGACCAGGCGCGCAAGGACGGGCAGCGGATCCTGATCGAGGGCGCCCAGGGCGCCATGCTCGACATCGATCACGGCACCTATCCCTTCGTGACCTCGTCCAACGCCACCATCGGCGGCGCCTGCACGGGGCTCGGCATCCCGCCCAAGGCCATTCACGGCGTGCTCGGCGTCGCCAAGGCCTACCTGACGCGCGTCGGTGAAGGGCCGTTCCCGACCGAACTGTTCAGCGGGATGGGTGACCGGCTGCGCGAAACCGGACAGGAGTACGGCGCGTCGACCGGTCGGCCGCGCCGCTGCGGCTGGTACGACGCGGTCGCGGTGCGCTACGCGGTGCGCGTCAACGGCATCGACAGCATCGCGCTGACCAAGCTCGACGTGCTCGACGGTTTCGACGCCATCGAGATTTGCACGGGCTACCAGATCGGCGATCGCACGGTGACCGAGTTCCCCTCGGACCTCAACACCGCCGGCCCGATCACGCCGATCTACGAGTCGTGGCCGGGATGGACGACGCCCACCAAGGGTGCGCGCGACTACGCGCAGTTGCCGGTGGAGGCACAGCGCTACGTCCGGCGGCTGGAAGAGGTGAGCGGCGTACCGGTCGGGATGATCTCGACCGGTTCGGATCGTAATGAAACGATTGTGCGTGACGGCAGCATCGTCGCGGAGTGGCTGCCGGCGAAGCCGTAACGCGCTACGCTTTCCGGTGCTTCTGCGCGAAGCCCTCGACCGACTGGGCCTCGTTGGTGAGGCCCCAGTCGATGCCGGCGCGATACCGTGTCGGCAAGCCCTTCGGCATTTCGAACGCTGCCCACGCCACCGCCCCGCTGCAGCGGATGGCGGTCTTGCCGTCACCCATGATTACGCGCACGCGCTGGTTGGGCTTGAGCACGGTCGGCGAGACGACTTGCGCGCCGACCGCCGAGAGGTCGACGAGCGCCGCCAGGTTGCCGTCCACCGCGACCTCGACGCCGTCCTTGATGCGGACCCGCGCCGCCCGGCGGGTGCCGCGCTGGTCGAGGGCCGGCTTCGGTGCGTCCACTGCCACCGCGGCGCCACCGCCGTGGCCGCGCTTCACGGCAACGCGGCTCTTCTCATGGTCGCGCGCCAGCACGCGCACTTCGCAGGCGGTGAGCGAGGGGTCGTCCTTGATGCGATTGATCAGCGCGGTGCCGCGCGAGGTGGCGGAAAACTCGTCCTGCATCGCCACCACCGCCGGCTTCGTGCGGATGATGTGGTCGAGAGCCTCGAGCGCATCGGCGTCGGTGAACGTCTGAACCTCGGCGCCCGGGTCGAGCCGCCCCTGCAGGGCGGGCAACGCGTCCGCGGGTCCGATCAACACAATGCGCGACGACACAGATCGCGAAGTGTACCACGGCTACAATGAGGCCGTGCCTCCGGAATCCGTGGCCTTGCAGTGCACCGGCTTGATCAAGCGCTACGGCGAGGTCACCGCCGTCAACGGATTGGACCTGACGGTGATGCGCGGTGAGTGCTTCGGCCTGCTCGGGCCGAACGGCGCCGGCAAGACGACCACCATCGAGATCCTCGAAGGCCTCCTGCACGCCGACGCCGGTGAGCTGTCGGTGCTCGGCCGGCAGTGGTCCCGCGACGCGGCGTCATTGCGGCCTCGCCTCGGCATCCAGCTGCAGGAAACGCAGCTCGCCGACAAGCTGACCGTCGGCGAAACGTTGCGGCTGTTCCGCTCGTTCTATCCCAACGGCCCGACGGTGGACGAGTTGCTCGACACCGTGGAACTGGGCGCCAAGCGTGATGCCTGGGTGTCGAAGCTGTCGGGCGGCCAGAAACAGCGCCTGTCGGTCGCTTGCGCGCTCGCCGGGCAGCCCGAGCTGCTGTTCCTGGATGAGCCGACGACCGGCCTCGACCCGCAATCGCGCCGCCAGCTGTGGGAACTGCTCGGGCGCTTTCGCGCCGGCGGCGGCACCATCCTGATCACGACACACTACATGGACGAGGCCCACGCCCTGTGCGACCGCGTCGGCATCATGGACCAGGGCCGGCTGATCGCGCTTGGCACGCCGCGCGAGCTGGTCGCGTCGCTCGGCGCCGAGCACGTGGTCGAGTTCGCGCTCGCCAGCGGCGCCACGCCGGCCGACGCCGCCCTGCGGCAACTGCCCGGCGTGCGCGACGTGCGCACACACGACACGCACCTGGCGCTGGCGACCTCCGAACTCCACTTGACCGTGCCGGCGTTGCTCGACCTGCTGCGCGCGCACGACGCGACGCTGAGCCAGTTGGGCACGCACAGCGCCACGCTCGAAGATGTCTTCGTGGCCTTGACCGGAAGGCAGTTGCGCGAATGACCCATCCGCCCTCGTCTCAGGCCAGGCCCCATCCGCTCCTCGAACTGACCCTCGCGCGGTTCCGCGAATTCCTGCGCGAGCCCGAAGCGATGTTCTGGGTGTTCGGGTTTCCGCTGATCATGACCTGCGCCCTCGGCATCGCGTTCCGCTCGCGCGGCCAGGAGCCGATCATCGCCGGCGTCGTCGAGCGGGCGGGGGCCGATCAGGTGGTGGCGGCGCTGGCACAGGCGGGCGGGTTCACCGTGCGCCGAATGGCGGAGGCCGAGATCGCCCAGGCCGTGCGCGACGGCCGCGCCTCCGTCGTCGTGGTGCCGGGCACGCCGCCGACCTACCGGTTCGACGAGGCTCGCGCCGAAAGCCAGGTCGCGCGTCTCGCGGTCGATCGCGCCCTGCAGCGCGCCGCGGGGCGCGCCGACGCGTTCACGCCGGTCGAGGCGCCGGTGCAGGCGGTCGGGTCACGCTACATCGACTGGCTGGTGCCCGGCTTGCTCGGCATGAACATCATGAGCACCGGTTTGTGGGGCGTCGCCTTCTCGATCGTGCAGGCTCGCAGCAAGAAGCTGCTGAAGCGGCTGGCGGCGACACCGATGTCGAAGACGCATTACCTGGCGTCGCACATCATCAGCCGGCTGCTCTTCCTGGCCCTGGAAACCGTCGTCATCGTCGGGTTCGCGAGGATCGCGTTCGAGGTCGAGGTGCACGGCGCGCTATGGGCGCTGGCCGTGCTGGCCCTGCTCGGCGCGCTGGCCTTCGGCGCCATCGGGCTGCTGGTGGCGAGCCGGGTCCGGACCATCGAAGCGGTGTCGGGACTGATGAACCTGGTGATGCTGCCGATGTGGGTGCTGTCGGGCGTGTTCTTCGCCTCGACCAATTTTCCCGAGGTGATGCAGCCCGTCATCCGGGCCTTGCCGCTCACGGCGTTGATCGATGCGCTGCGGGCGGTGATCAACGACGGCCGGCCGCTGACCGCGCTGATCCCGGAAATGGCCGTGCTCGCCGCCTGGGGCAGCGCCTCGTTCGCGCTGACGCTCAGGCTGTTTCGCTGGC from Vicinamibacterales bacterium encodes:
- a CDS encoding ABC transporter ATP-binding protein, whose product is MPPESVALQCTGLIKRYGEVTAVNGLDLTVMRGECFGLLGPNGAGKTTTIEILEGLLHADAGELSVLGRQWSRDAASLRPRLGIQLQETQLADKLTVGETLRLFRSFYPNGPTVDELLDTVELGAKRDAWVSKLSGGQKQRLSVACALAGQPELLFLDEPTTGLDPQSRRQLWELLGRFRAGGGTILITTHYMDEAHALCDRVGIMDQGRLIALGTPRELVASLGAEHVVEFALASGATPADAALRQLPGVRDVRTHDTHLALATSELHLTVPALLDLLRAHDATLSQLGTHSATLEDVFVALTGRQLRE
- a CDS encoding ABC transporter permease; the encoded protein is MTHPPSSQARPHPLLELTLARFREFLREPEAMFWVFGFPLIMTCALGIAFRSRGQEPIIAGVVERAGADQVVAALAQAGGFTVRRMAEAEIAQAVRDGRASVVVVPGTPPTYRFDEARAESQVARLAVDRALQRAAGRADAFTPVEAPVQAVGSRYIDWLVPGLLGMNIMSTGLWGVAFSIVQARSKKLLKRLAATPMSKTHYLASHIISRLLFLALETVVIVGFARIAFEVEVHGALWALAVLALLGALAFGAIGLLVASRVRTIEAVSGLMNLVMLPMWVLSGVFFASTNFPEVMQPVIRALPLTALIDALRAVINDGRPLTALIPEMAVLAAWGSASFALTLRLFRWQ
- the hutH gene encoding histidine ammonia-lyase, with amino-acid sequence MILLDGATLSLTDLLAIADDGAQVGLAPEARARVAASRAVVDAKAAGDAPVYGVNTGFGNFAETRIERADLAALQLNLLRSHAAGVDEPLPVRAVRAAMALRANVLAKGYSGIRVETLEALLALLNHRVHPRVPSRGSVGASGDLAPLAHLALVLVGEGESWDHESRRAGADALAAAGLAPVVLGPKEGLALINGTQVSTAVLALALAGAERLARAADVAAALSIDALMGSMHPFDARIHDARPFAGQGAAAANLRRLMDGSAINASHVNCGRVQDAYSMRCTPQVHGAAREALTWIRHIVQIEMNAATDNPMVFAADGDMVSGGNFHGAPLALAADLLVMAVAQLATISERRSERLVNPALSGLPAFLTRHGGLQSGLMIAQVTAAALTSEIKTLAHPASVDTIPTSANKEDHVSMSMHAALKAERALQLVSTVIGIEVLCGCQAVDLHAPLRSSEPLMRAHAAVRNLVPTLTDDRSPAPDIDAITKLIRHGGLEYATGIVVN
- a CDS encoding adenylosuccinate synthase; translated protein: MNIVVLGAQFGDEGKGKIVDLMTPHFSLVARYQGGHNAGHTVYVNGKKFVLHLIPSGILHEGVKCVIGNGVVVDPQALFKEIEELSQLGIEVGDRLLISDKAHLILPYHRELDVLSEARRGERKIGTTSRGIGPAYEDKIGRRGIRVCDLVDTQALADEVRENVSARNRMIKDSTLDWKPVYDQLLAYGARMRRWTGDVSLALDQARKDGQRILIEGAQGAMLDIDHGTYPFVTSSNATIGGACTGLGIPPKAIHGVLGVAKAYLTRVGEGPFPTELFSGMGDRLRETGQEYGASTGRPRRCGWYDAVAVRYAVRVNGIDSIALTKLDVLDGFDAIEICTGYQIGDRTVTEFPSDLNTAGPITPIYESWPGWTTPTKGARDYAQLPVEAQRYVRRLEEVSGVPVGMISTGSDRNETIVRDGSIVAEWLPAKP
- a CDS encoding PilZ domain-containing protein → MSSRIVLIGPADALPALQGRLDPGAEVQTFTDADALEALDHIIRTKPAVVAMQDEFSATSRGTALINRIKDDPSLTACEVRVLARDHEKSRVAVKRGHGGGAAVAVDAPKPALDQRGTRRAARVRIKDGVEVAVDGNLAALVDLSAVGAQVVSPTVLKPNQRVRVIMGDGKTAIRCSGAVAWAAFEMPKGLPTRYRAGIDWGLTNEAQSVEGFAQKHRKA